A genomic region of Pseudopipra pipra isolate bDixPip1 chromosome W, bDixPip1.hap1, whole genome shotgun sequence contains the following coding sequences:
- the LOC135404413 gene encoding hydroperoxide isomerase ALOXE3-like isoform X1: protein MARYKVTVATGDVAEAGTNNSISITLVGSRGESRRTTVSLLFLPGQEKSLSVDCGQDLGPIVLIRLHKWRLFLEDAWFCKDVRVTAPDGTLYRFPCYQWLEGVTTVEVREGSGKKLADDELQILKEHRHRELVARQEAFRWKNFAQGWPRCLNVGSILELDSDIQFSFVRATDFTGFLILQGASHFLSGFLLRSTSWDSLDEMRTIFSRTQGRDIVPEYVAKHWQEDEFFGYQFLNGNNPIIIRCCTALPPKFPVTPEMVAGSLGSGTDLGKELQEGRIFIVDYEVLDNIPADTISGRQQYVAAPLCLLHQGTDGLLRPIAIQLSQTPGPSSPIFLPSDDEWDWLLAKTWVRNADFYIHQLLTHLLRTHLFGEVFAIATLRHLPTCHPLFKLLMPHFRFTLHINTLARSVLINPGGLIDKGSGVTYEGLKLVVERGLEQVTYTSLCLPDDIHHRGMSHVPNYHYRDDGMSLWEAIESFVTGIVTFYYGGDAAVCGDTELQAWVMDIFTNGFLGRTSSGVPSSLQTVEELIKFLSMVMFTCSAQHAAVNNGQYDLGAFVPNAPSSMRHPPPREKGRAFLQHFLDTVPEVATTANILVTLILLSSQLKDRRLLGQYPEERFTEAEPRRLIRAFQRRLEEIRDRIEERNYLAELRYNYLNPLETENSISI from the exons gagaagagcctgtctGTGGACTGTGGGCAGGACCTGGGCCCTATTGTCCTCATCCGCCTGCACAAGTGGCGACTCTTCTTGGAGGATGCCTGGTTCTGCAAGGATGTCCGGGTGACAGCCCCTGATGGCACCCTTTACCGCTTCCCCTGCTACCAGTGGCTGGAGGGGGTCACCACAGTGGAGGTGCGGGAGGGCTCAG GGAAGAAGCTGGCGGATGATGAGCTGCAGATCCTCAAGGAACATCGACATCGGGAACTGGTGGCACGGCAGGAGGCTTTCCG GTGGAAGAACTTCGCCCAGGGCTGGCCCCGTTGCCTCAACGTGGGCTCCATCCTCGAGTTGGACTCCGATATCCAGTTTTCCTTTGTCAGAGCCACTGACTTCACTGGTTTCCTCATCTTACA AGGGGCCTCCCACTTTCTGTCAGGGTTCCTGCTGAGAAGCACCTCCTGGGACAGTCTGGATGAGATGCGCACCATCTTCTCCCGGACACAGGGAAGAGATATTG TCCCTGAGTATGTGGCCAAGCACTGGCAAGAAGATGAGTTCTTCGGTTACCAGTTCCTCAATGGCAACAACCCCATCATCATTCGGTGCTGCACTGCTTTGCCGCCCAAATTCCCAGTGACACCAGAGATGGTGGCTGGTTCACTGGGGAGTGGCACTGACCTGGGCAAGGAGCTGCAAGAAGGTCGGATTTTCATCGTGGACTATGAGGTGTTAGACAACATCCCAGCTGACACCATCAGCGGGCGCCAGCAATACGTGGCAGCCCCACTCTGCCTCCTTCACCAGGGCACTGATGGGCTCCTGCGCCCCATTGCCATCCAG CTCAGCCAAACACCAGGACCCTCCAGCCCCATCTTCCTGCCGAGCGATGACGAGTGGGACTGGCTGTTGGCCAAGACCTGGGTGCGCAATGCTGACTTCTACATCCACCAGCTCCTCACCCACCTGCTGAGGACCCACCTGTTCGGGGAGGTCTTTGCCATTGCCACCCTGCGCCATCTGCCCACATGCCACCCCCTCTTCAAG CTCCTCATGCCCCACTTCCGCTTCACACTGCACATCAATACCTTGGCGCGCAGCGTCCTCATCAACCCCGGCGGCCTCATCGACAAG ggctcaggggtgacctaTGAGGGGCTGAAGCTGGTGGTGGAGCGGGGCCTGGAACAGGTGACCTACACGTCCCTGTGTCTCCCTGATGACATCCACCACCGTGGCATGTCCCATGTCCCCAACTACCACTACCGGGATGACGGGATGAGCCTCTGGGAAGCCATTGAGAG CTTTGTCACCGGCATTGTGACGTTCTACTATGGTGGGGATGCTGCAGTGTGCGGGGACACGGAACTGCAGGCCTGGGTGATGGACATCTTCACCAACGGCTTCTTGGGCAGGACCTCCTCAG GTGTTCCCTCCTCACTGCAGACAGTGGAAGAGCTCATCAAGTTCCTCAGCATGGTGATGTTCACCTGCTCGGCTCAGCACGCAGCTGTCAACAATGGGCAG TATGACTTAGGTGCCTTCGTCCCCAATGCCCCATCCTCCATGCGCCACCCACCACCCCGCGAGAAGGGACGGGCCTTCCTCCAGCACTTCCTCGACACGGTCCCTGAGGTGGCCACCACTGCCAACATCCTAGTGACCCTGATCCTCCTCAGCTCCCAACTCAAGGACAGG aGGCTCCTGGGACAGTACCCTGAGGAGCGGTTCACAGAGGCGGAACCTCGACGGCTTATCCGGGCCTTCCAAAGGCGGCTGGAGGAGATCCGAGACCGGATTGAGGAGAGGAACTACCTGGCTGAGCTGAGATACAACTACTTGAACCCACTGGAGACTGAGAACAGCATCTCCATCTGA
- the LOC135404435 gene encoding class I histocompatibility antigen, F10 alpha chain-like isoform X1: MAPALGLGALLALLGVSGGQPEVLHSLRYLDVMVTEPSPGIPQYLSMGYVDGIPFERYDSERGQTEPQTPWMAAGAEPGYWDRETKINERNQLIATTDLETARGLYNWSGSLHTVQRVCGCDLLSDGSVRGSFRQGYDGQDFISFELGSRSFVAADGAAQITKRKWEHDGIVAERQTHYLKNICPEWLRKYVGYGREALERKEPPDVHVSGKEEHGILTLSCHAYGFYPGMIGINWLKGDELRDQETEWGGIVPNSDGTFHSWARIEALPGEREQYRCRVEHAGMPEPGIFAWEPESIRNSSPVLVTVSVIAAIIIIGLVGVGVWKLRSGKREGNGYDPAPTRIMA, translated from the exons ATGGCTccagcgctggggctgggggcgctCCTGGCGCTCCTGGGGGTCTCGGGGGGGCAGCCCGAGG TTCTCCACTCCCTGCGTTACCTGGATGTGATGGTGacagagcccagcccagggatccCTCAATACCTGTCCATGGGATATGTGGATGGGATCCCCTTTGAGCGCTACGACAGCGAGCGGGGCCAGACGGAGCCGCAGACACCGTGGATGGCGGCTGGAGCCGAGCCGGGATATTGGGATAGAGAGACCAAGATCAATGAGAGGAACCAGCTCATTGCTACCACCGACCTGGAGACAGCACGGGGCCTGTACAACTGGAGTGGGA GTCTCCACACGGTGCAGCGAGTTTGTGGCTGTGACCTCCTGTCTGATGGGAGCGTCCGTGGATCCTTTCGGCAAGGCTACGACGGGCAGGATTTCATCTCCTTCGAGCTGGGATCCAGGAGCTTCGTGGCGGCCGATGGAGCTGCCCAGATCACCAAGAGGAAATGGGAACACGACGGGATCGTGGCAGAGAGACAGACACATTACCTAAAGAACATCTGTCCAGAATGGCTCAGGAAATATGTTGGATATGGGCGGGAGGCGCTGGAGCGCAAAG AGCCCCCTGATGTCCATGTGTCCGGGAAAGAGGAACATGGGATCCTGACGTTGTCCTGCCATGCGTACGGATTCTATCCCGGGATGATCGGGATCAACTGGCTGAAGGGGGATGAACTGCGGGATCAGGAGACAGAGTGGGGCGGGATCGTTCCCAACAGCGACGGCACCTTCCACAGCTGGGCCAGGATCGAGGCGCTGCCGGGGGAGCGGGAGCAGTACCGGTGCCGGGTGGAGCATGCCGGAATGCCGGAGCCCGGGATCTTCGCCTGGG AGCCGGAATCCATCAGGAATTCCAGCCCGGTGTTGGTGACTGTGTCTGTCatcgctgccatcatcatcatcggcctcgtgggagtcggtgtctggaagctccgatccg ggaagagggaggggaatggatacgaccccgcgcccacca GAATCATGGCCTGA
- the LOC135404435 gene encoding class I histocompatibility antigen, F10 alpha chain-like isoform X3, translating to MVTEPSPGIPQYLSMGYVDGIPFERYDSERGQTEPQTPWMAAGAEPGYWDRETKINERNQLIATTDLETARGLYNWSGSLHTVQRVCGCDLLSDGSVRGSFRQGYDGQDFISFELGSRSFVAADGAAQITKRKWEHDGIVAERQTHYLKNICPEWLRKYVGYGREALERKEPPDVHVSGKEEHGILTLSCHAYGFYPGMIGINWLKGDELRDQETEWGGIVPNSDGTFHSWARIEALPGEREQYRCRVEHAGMPEPGIFAWEPESIRNSSPVLVTVSVIAAIIIIGLVGVGVWKLRSGKREGNGYDPAPTRIMA from the exons ATGGTGacagagcccagcccagggatccCTCAATACCTGTCCATGGGATATGTGGATGGGATCCCCTTTGAGCGCTACGACAGCGAGCGGGGCCAGACGGAGCCGCAGACACCGTGGATGGCGGCTGGAGCCGAGCCGGGATATTGGGATAGAGAGACCAAGATCAATGAGAGGAACCAGCTCATTGCTACCACCGACCTGGAGACAGCACGGGGCCTGTACAACTGGAGTGGGA GTCTCCACACGGTGCAGCGAGTTTGTGGCTGTGACCTCCTGTCTGATGGGAGCGTCCGTGGATCCTTTCGGCAAGGCTACGACGGGCAGGATTTCATCTCCTTCGAGCTGGGATCCAGGAGCTTCGTGGCGGCCGATGGAGCTGCCCAGATCACCAAGAGGAAATGGGAACACGACGGGATCGTGGCAGAGAGACAGACACATTACCTAAAGAACATCTGTCCAGAATGGCTCAGGAAATATGTTGGATATGGGCGGGAGGCGCTGGAGCGCAAAG AGCCCCCTGATGTCCATGTGTCCGGGAAAGAGGAACATGGGATCCTGACGTTGTCCTGCCATGCGTACGGATTCTATCCCGGGATGATCGGGATCAACTGGCTGAAGGGGGATGAACTGCGGGATCAGGAGACAGAGTGGGGCGGGATCGTTCCCAACAGCGACGGCACCTTCCACAGCTGGGCCAGGATCGAGGCGCTGCCGGGGGAGCGGGAGCAGTACCGGTGCCGGGTGGAGCATGCCGGAATGCCGGAGCCCGGGATCTTCGCCTGGG AGCCGGAATCCATCAGGAATTCCAGCCCGGTGTTGGTGACTGTGTCTGTCatcgctgccatcatcatcatcggcctcgtgggagtcggtgtctggaagctccgatccg ggaagagggaggggaatggatacgaccccgcgcccacca GAATCATGGCCTGA
- the LOC135404435 gene encoding class I histocompatibility antigen, F10 alpha chain-like isoform X2 — protein MAPALGLGALLALLGVSMGQPKVLHSLRYLDVMVTEPSPGIPQYLSMGYVDGIPFERYDSERGQTEPQTPWMAAGAEPGYWDRETKINERNQLIATTDLETARGLYNWSGSLHTVQRVCGCDLLSDGSVRGSFRQGYDGQDFISFELGSRSFVAADGAAQITKRKWEHDGIVAERQTHYLKNICPEWLRKYVGYGREALERKEPPDVHVSGKEEHGILTLSCHAYGFYPGMIGINWLKGDELRDQETEWGGIVPNSDGTFHSWARIEALPGEREQYRCRVEHAGMPEPGIFAWEPESIRNSSPVLVTVSVIAAIIIIGLVGVGVWKLRSGKREGNGYDPAPTRIMA, from the exons TTCTCCACTCCCTGCGTTACCTGGATGTGATGGTGacagagcccagcccagggatccCTCAATACCTGTCCATGGGATATGTGGATGGGATCCCCTTTGAGCGCTACGACAGCGAGCGGGGCCAGACGGAGCCGCAGACACCGTGGATGGCGGCTGGAGCCGAGCCGGGATATTGGGATAGAGAGACCAAGATCAATGAGAGGAACCAGCTCATTGCTACCACCGACCTGGAGACAGCACGGGGCCTGTACAACTGGAGTGGGA GTCTCCACACGGTGCAGCGAGTTTGTGGCTGTGACCTCCTGTCTGATGGGAGCGTCCGTGGATCCTTTCGGCAAGGCTACGACGGGCAGGATTTCATCTCCTTCGAGCTGGGATCCAGGAGCTTCGTGGCGGCCGATGGAGCTGCCCAGATCACCAAGAGGAAATGGGAACACGACGGGATCGTGGCAGAGAGACAGACACATTACCTAAAGAACATCTGTCCAGAATGGCTCAGGAAATATGTTGGATATGGGCGGGAGGCGCTGGAGCGCAAAG AGCCCCCTGATGTCCATGTGTCCGGGAAAGAGGAACATGGGATCCTGACGTTGTCCTGCCATGCGTACGGATTCTATCCCGGGATGATCGGGATCAACTGGCTGAAGGGGGATGAACTGCGGGATCAGGAGACAGAGTGGGGCGGGATCGTTCCCAACAGCGACGGCACCTTCCACAGCTGGGCCAGGATCGAGGCGCTGCCGGGGGAGCGGGAGCAGTACCGGTGCCGGGTGGAGCATGCCGGAATGCCGGAGCCCGGGATCTTCGCCTGGG AGCCGGAATCCATCAGGAATTCCAGCCCGGTGTTGGTGACTGTGTCTGTCatcgctgccatcatcatcatcggcctcgtgggagtcggtgtctggaagctccgatccg ggaagagggaggggaatggatacgaccccgcgcccacca GAATCATGGCCTGA
- the LOC135404413 gene encoding hydroperoxide isomerase ALOXE3-like isoform X2, whose product MARYKVTVATGDVAEAGTNNSISITLVGSRGESRRTTVSLLFLPGQEKSLSVDCGQDLGPIVLIRLHKWRLFLEDAWFCKDVRVTAPDGTLYRFPCYQWLEGVTTVEVREGSGKKLADDELQILKEHRHRELVARQEAFRWKNFAQGWPRCLNVGSILELDSDIQFSFVRATDFTGFLILQGASHFLSGFLLRSTSWDSLDEMRTIFSRTQGRDIVPEYVAKHWQEDEFFGYQFLNGNNPIIIRCCTALPPKFPVTPEMVAGSLGSGTDLGKELQEGRIFIVDYEVLDNIPADTISGRQQYVAAPLCLLHQGTDGLLRPIAIQLSQTPGPSSPIFLPSDDEWDWLLAKTWVRNADFYIHQLLTHLLRTHLFGEVFAIATLRHLPTCHPLFKLLMPHFRFTLHINTLARSVLINPGGLIDKGSGVTYEGLKLVVERGLEQVTYTSLCLPDDIHHRGMSHVPNYHYRDDGMSLWEAIESFVTGIVTFYYGGDAAVCGDTELQAWVMDIFTNGFLGRTSSGVPSSLQTVEELIKFLSMVMFTCSAQHAAVNNGQRDVPILN is encoded by the exons gagaagagcctgtctGTGGACTGTGGGCAGGACCTGGGCCCTATTGTCCTCATCCGCCTGCACAAGTGGCGACTCTTCTTGGAGGATGCCTGGTTCTGCAAGGATGTCCGGGTGACAGCCCCTGATGGCACCCTTTACCGCTTCCCCTGCTACCAGTGGCTGGAGGGGGTCACCACAGTGGAGGTGCGGGAGGGCTCAG GGAAGAAGCTGGCGGATGATGAGCTGCAGATCCTCAAGGAACATCGACATCGGGAACTGGTGGCACGGCAGGAGGCTTTCCG GTGGAAGAACTTCGCCCAGGGCTGGCCCCGTTGCCTCAACGTGGGCTCCATCCTCGAGTTGGACTCCGATATCCAGTTTTCCTTTGTCAGAGCCACTGACTTCACTGGTTTCCTCATCTTACA AGGGGCCTCCCACTTTCTGTCAGGGTTCCTGCTGAGAAGCACCTCCTGGGACAGTCTGGATGAGATGCGCACCATCTTCTCCCGGACACAGGGAAGAGATATTG TCCCTGAGTATGTGGCCAAGCACTGGCAAGAAGATGAGTTCTTCGGTTACCAGTTCCTCAATGGCAACAACCCCATCATCATTCGGTGCTGCACTGCTTTGCCGCCCAAATTCCCAGTGACACCAGAGATGGTGGCTGGTTCACTGGGGAGTGGCACTGACCTGGGCAAGGAGCTGCAAGAAGGTCGGATTTTCATCGTGGACTATGAGGTGTTAGACAACATCCCAGCTGACACCATCAGCGGGCGCCAGCAATACGTGGCAGCCCCACTCTGCCTCCTTCACCAGGGCACTGATGGGCTCCTGCGCCCCATTGCCATCCAG CTCAGCCAAACACCAGGACCCTCCAGCCCCATCTTCCTGCCGAGCGATGACGAGTGGGACTGGCTGTTGGCCAAGACCTGGGTGCGCAATGCTGACTTCTACATCCACCAGCTCCTCACCCACCTGCTGAGGACCCACCTGTTCGGGGAGGTCTTTGCCATTGCCACCCTGCGCCATCTGCCCACATGCCACCCCCTCTTCAAG CTCCTCATGCCCCACTTCCGCTTCACACTGCACATCAATACCTTGGCGCGCAGCGTCCTCATCAACCCCGGCGGCCTCATCGACAAG ggctcaggggtgacctaTGAGGGGCTGAAGCTGGTGGTGGAGCGGGGCCTGGAACAGGTGACCTACACGTCCCTGTGTCTCCCTGATGACATCCACCACCGTGGCATGTCCCATGTCCCCAACTACCACTACCGGGATGACGGGATGAGCCTCTGGGAAGCCATTGAGAG CTTTGTCACCGGCATTGTGACGTTCTACTATGGTGGGGATGCTGCAGTGTGCGGGGACACGGAACTGCAGGCCTGGGTGATGGACATCTTCACCAACGGCTTCTTGGGCAGGACCTCCTCAG GTGTTCCCTCCTCACTGCAGACAGTGGAAGAGCTCATCAAGTTCCTCAGCATGGTGATGTTCACCTGCTCGGCTCAGCACGCAGCTGTCAACAATGGGCAG AGGGATGTCCCCATCTTGAACTAA